ATCGAACCCCAGCTCGCGCAGGCCCGCTTCCACGCCGCCGCGCAGTTTCTGCCCATGCTGCAGTGTGCAGGGCGGGTGATAGGCCACGGGAGCCCGTGGCACCGTGACGCGGTTCCTGAGCTTGTCCACCAGCTCGGGCAGCATGTCCGGCAGCAGTTCGCTGAGGTCGCGGGTCAGGGCGCTGATGCGCGCGGCCTTGTCGGCGTATTGCGGCTCCAGCCGCAGCAGATGGCCGTACTCCTTGACGGTGACGCCACAGCCCGAGGCGTTCATCACGATCGCCTCGACCTCGCCGCGTTCCACCAGCGGCCACCAGGCGTCGATATTGGCGCGCATCTGGGCCTTGCCGCCGTCCTGGTCGTTGAGGTGGAATTTCACCGCACCGCAGCAACCGGCCTTGTCGGCAATCACGGTCTGCACGCCCACGGCGTCCAGCACGCGGGCCGTGGCGTAATTGATGCGGGGCATCATGGCCGGCTGCACGCAGCCTGCCAGCAGCAGCACCTTGCGCGCATGCTCGCGCACGGGCCAGGCCCCGGCATCCTGGGCGGCCGGTATCTTCTCGCCCAGGGACTCAGGCAGCAGGCCTTTGACGGCGCGGCCCAGCTTCAGCGCGGGGGCGAACAGCGGGGAATTCATGCCCTCCTTGAGCAGCCAGCGCTGCAGCTTCTCGCCCGTGGGGCGTTCGACCTGCTCATCGACAATTTTGCGGCCGATATCGACCAGGTGGCCGTACTGCACGCCGCTGGGGCAGGTGGATTCGCAGTTGCGGCAGGTCAGGCAGCGGTCCAGATGCAGCTGCGTGGCCCGCGTGGGTGTTTGCCCTTCCAGCACCTGCTTGATCAGATAGATGCGGCCGCGCGGGCCGTCCAGCTCGTCGCCCAGGGTCTGATAGGTGGGGCAGGTGGCGGTGCAGAAGCCGCAATGCACGCATTTGCGCAAGATGGCTTCGGCTTCCTGACCTTCGGGCGTGGCACGGTATTCGGGCGCGAGATTGGTTTGCATGGGGTGCTGTCCTTGTTCTTACCAATGCGCCGAGAGACGGCCCACATTGAGAATGCCGGCGGGGTCGAATGCCTGCTTGAGCCGGGCATGCAGCTGTGCCGATGTGCGGCCTGCCGGGCTGGCCTGTGCATGCGCATCGAGATCGCTGTTGGCGCTTGTCTGGCTGGCGTCCTCGGCTCTGAAAAGAGAAGCGGATCCGCCGGCTGCCTGCGCGATTTGCTGCAAGGCGGCAGCAGCCGAGCGCGGGGCCTGCACCCAGCGCTGAGCGCCATGCCAGTCGATGAACGGGCCTGCTGCGCCTGGCGGCAATGGCAGCGGCGCTGCGGTCGCAGGAGTGGACAGACGCCACAGGCAATGATCGGCAGCGCGCTGCTGGAACCAGGGCAGGTTCAGATCGCGGCTGGAGCTCCAGTCGGCGGCAACGGCGTCTCTGTCCAGCCGCTGGCCACCCAGGCGCAGCGTGGCGGCCTGAACGGCGGCGCGGGCGCCGCGCAGTCGCAGATACAGCGTGCCCTTGCCGTCTTCTTCCAGCCAGTTGCTGGCATTGAGCGGCAGAGGCTGGCCACCCCAGTGATTGAGCCAGTCCAGCGCCTGCGCCTGGCTGCAGCTATCAAAGCGCAGCGTGGCCTCCGCAGGGGCCATGGGCAGGACCTTGAGGCTGATCTCGGTGATCAGGCCCAGCGTGCCCCAGCTGCCCGTCATCAGGCGCGAGACGTCATAGCCGGCCACATTCTTCATGACCTGGCCGCCGTAGCGCAGCAGCTCGCCCTGGCCGTTGATCATCTCCAGGCCAAGCACAAAGTCACGTACTGCGCCCACGCTGGCACGCGACGGGCCGGACAGGCCTGCGGCGACCATGCCCCCGACGGTGCTGGCGGCGCCGAAGTGCGGCGGCTCGAAAGCCAGGCACTGGCCTTGGCTGGCCAATGTTGCCTCCAGCTCGGCCAGTGGCGTGCCGCCGCGAACGGTCACCACCAGCTCGCTGGGCTCGTAGCTGACGATACCGCTGAGCGCGCGCGTGGACAGCGGCTCGCCCTGCAGACGCAGGCCATAGAAGTCCTTGCTGCCGCCGCCGCAGATGCGCAGCGGGGTCTTGTCACTGGCAGCGGCGCGAATGCGCTCGCTGAGCTGATTGATTTGGCTGGTGGCTGAATCCATGGCCTGCATGGTAGCCGGGCCGCCCCTTGGGCAGGAAGGCCTGGTCTTTGATTTTTTTGAAAAGCAGGCGTGAATAAAAAAGCCCCGCAGCTTGCACTGCGGGGCAACGTAATGAAACTGAACTTGCGAAGAGCCTGCCGCTTAGCGGGTGTAGGCCACCTCACCGTGAGAAGTGATGTCCAGGCCTTGGCGTTCGGACTCCTCCGAGACACGCAGA
This window of the Comamonas testosteroni genome carries:
- the glcF gene encoding glycolate oxidase subunit GlcF; the protein is MQTNLAPEYRATPEGQEAEAILRKCVHCGFCTATCPTYQTLGDELDGPRGRIYLIKQVLEGQTPTRATQLHLDRCLTCRNCESTCPSGVQYGHLVDIGRKIVDEQVERPTGEKLQRWLLKEGMNSPLFAPALKLGRAVKGLLPESLGEKIPAAQDAGAWPVREHARKVLLLAGCVQPAMMPRINYATARVLDAVGVQTVIADKAGCCGAVKFHLNDQDGGKAQMRANIDAWWPLVERGEVEAIVMNASGCGVTVKEYGHLLRLEPQYADKAARISALTRDLSELLPDMLPELVDKLRNRVTVPRAPVAYHPPCTLQHGQKLRGGVEAGLRELGFDLRVARTESHLCCGSAGTYSVLQPEISHQLRDRKIAALDEPFAPEKPAAILSANMGCIVHLQNGTEVPVMHWVELLDQALTTG
- the glcE gene encoding glycolate oxidase subunit GlcE, whose amino-acid sequence is MQAMDSATSQINQLSERIRAAASDKTPLRICGGGSKDFYGLRLQGEPLSTRALSGIVSYEPSELVVTVRGGTPLAELEATLASQGQCLAFEPPHFGAASTVGGMVAAGLSGPSRASVGAVRDFVLGLEMINGQGELLRYGGQVMKNVAGYDVSRLMTGSWGTLGLITEISLKVLPMAPAEATLRFDSCSQAQALDWLNHWGGQPLPLNASNWLEEDGKGTLYLRLRGARAAVQAATLRLGGQRLDRDAVAADWSSSRDLNLPWFQQRAADHCLWRLSTPATAAPLPLPPGAAGPFIDWHGAQRWVQAPRSAAAALQQIAQAAGGSASLFRAEDASQTSANSDLDAHAQASPAGRTSAQLHARLKQAFDPAGILNVGRLSAHW